Proteins co-encoded in one Nematostella vectensis chromosome 15, jaNemVect1.1, whole genome shotgun sequence genomic window:
- the LOC125560747 gene encoding hemicentin-1-like yields the protein MKIGVLLFLAVLAAVTKGSIVPLGCFSDTANNRGLKDHLGNVVRFNGENAKQVVTSCLDMARSRNMLYFGIQNQEECWASAEPKGTFNKHGCASNCVIDRNYNLGIGDHWSNYVYMVEQEWSTCSKTCGRGKQFRFEPVSCADLCTKGTIAAERKTKKCNLTPCRVNGGWSAYSSWSSCTKSCGGGTQTRTRTCTNPKPSNGGRDCRGDPKETRKCGIAPCPEYEKLNGDHPVCFEAKERHASVRVPHEGNIHSIKLVYRSGKVQCAFGNHWSKWGCNNSPILLWGFYMSTFITDSENRIVLPEKGKKDGQAEFKPADNKWYKLKGYNENCNEIVLKREHTCHVRGNDELRVWYGESLYKSLLRFDNEGSVCVDVYIKYGKYEK from the exons ATGAAGATAGGTGtcctgctcttcctcgccgtGCTTGCCGCTGTAACTAAAG GTTCCATTGTTCCTTTGGGTTGCTTCAGCGATACAGCTAATAACCGAGGTCTGAAAGATCATCTTGGAAATGTTGTAAGATTCAACGGAGAAAACGCTAAACAG gtggtgACCAGCTGCCTCGACATGGCAAGGTCCCGGAACATGTTGTACTTTGGTATCCAGAACCAGGAGGAGTGCTGGGCATCTGCGGAACCTAAGGGGACTTTCAACAAACACGGTTGTGCAAGCAACTGTGTTATTGACCGGAACTATAATCTAGGAATTGGCGATCACTGGTCTAACTATGTCTACATGGTAGAGCAAG AGTGGAGCACTTGTAGCAAAACATGCGGCCGTGGTAAGCAGTTTCGCTTTGAGCCGGTCAGTTGTGCCGATTTATGCACTAAAGGAACAATTGCGGCAGAAAGGAAGACAAAGAAATGCAACCTTACACCATGCAGAG TTAACGGCGGCTGGAGTGCCTACTCTTCCTGGTCCTCGTGTACCAAGAGCTGCGGAGGTGGAACTCAGACACGAACTCGCACATGCACCAACCCCAAACCCTCAAATGGCGGTAGAGACTGCCGGGGAGATCCCAAGGAGACTAGGAAATGCGGTATAGCACCCTGCCCAG AGTATGAAAAGCTGAATGGTGATCATCCCGTGTGTTTCGAGGCCAAGGAACGCCACGCCAGCGTACGAGTGCCACACGAGGGAAACATTCACTCGATCAAACTCGTTTATCGCAGTGGTAAAGTCCAATGTGCTTTCGGTAATCACTGGAGCAAATGGGGCTGCAATAATTCTCCAATTTTGCTGTGGGGGTTCTATATGAGTACCTTTATTACCGACTCTGAGAATCGGATAGTTCTGcctgaaaaaggaaaaaaagatgGCCAGGCAGA GTTTAAACCCGCCGACAACAAATGGTATAAGCTCAAGGGCTACAACGAAAATTGCAACGAAATCGTCCTCAAACGCGAGCATACGTGCCATGTTCGTGGCAACGACGAGCTGAGGGTGTGGTACGGGGAATCCTTGTACAAATCATTGTTAAGGTTTGACAACGAAGGAAGTGTCTGTGTTGATGTCTATATCAAGTACGGCAAGTACGAAAAATAG